A single genomic interval of Streptomyces sp. BA2 harbors:
- a CDS encoding xylulokinase: MGIVAGLDSSPDFTRIVVCDADTGAVLKQGYAPHPTEGPDGGGRPSDVDPQAWLLSLGEAAGGGLLEGVQAIGVSAQQNAVVPLDQHGNTVRPALVGNDRRAQVAAADLIDGLGSREAWAQAVGCVPQAAHPVTKLRWLAKNEPEAAQRVASLMQAHDWLVWQLLGRPARRTSDRGGASGTGYWSAATGSYRPDLVELALGHQAMLPEVIGPAEAAGTTPEGLLISAGTGETMAAAFGLGVQQGDAVVSLGASGSVMAVHHEALVDASGIITSLADATGMHLPVVHTLNAVRVLRGAAEMLGAADLEGLSELAMKSTPGAHGLVLLPYLEGEKTPNLPHAAGTLTGLRRESMRPEHLARAAFEGMLCGLGDALDVLRGRGVEVRRVFLLGAAAELPAVQAAAPMLFGTQVVVPQPADYAAIGAARQAAWALNGQLPYWQGATAQVFEPGEEHAVGQAVRQQYRTVREQSHPGAFNSAP; this comes from the coding sequence ATGGGGATAGTCGCAGGGTTGGACAGTTCGCCCGATTTCACGCGCATCGTGGTCTGTGACGCGGACACGGGCGCCGTACTCAAGCAGGGCTATGCCCCGCATCCGACGGAGGGCCCCGACGGAGGCGGCCGTCCGTCGGACGTGGATCCGCAGGCGTGGCTGCTCTCGCTCGGCGAGGCGGCCGGGGGCGGGCTGCTGGAAGGCGTACAGGCCATCGGCGTCTCCGCGCAGCAGAACGCGGTCGTCCCCCTGGATCAGCACGGCAACACCGTGCGGCCCGCGCTCGTCGGCAACGACCGGCGGGCGCAGGTCGCGGCCGCCGACCTGATCGACGGGCTCGGCAGCCGCGAGGCCTGGGCGCAGGCCGTCGGATGCGTCCCGCAGGCGGCGCACCCCGTGACGAAGCTGCGCTGGCTGGCGAAGAACGAGCCGGAGGCGGCGCAGCGCGTGGCCTCCCTCATGCAGGCGCACGACTGGCTGGTGTGGCAGCTGCTCGGGCGGCCCGCGCGGCGCACGAGCGACCGGGGCGGGGCCTCCGGGACCGGCTACTGGTCGGCGGCGACGGGTTCGTACCGCCCCGATCTCGTGGAGCTCGCGCTCGGCCACCAGGCGATGCTGCCCGAGGTGATCGGTCCCGCGGAGGCGGCGGGGACGACGCCCGAGGGGCTGCTGATCTCGGCGGGGACCGGCGAGACGATGGCGGCGGCGTTCGGGCTCGGGGTCCAACAGGGCGACGCGGTCGTGTCGTTGGGGGCTTCGGGGTCCGTGATGGCCGTGCACCACGAGGCCCTGGTCGACGCGAGCGGGATCATCACCTCGCTCGCGGACGCCACCGGCATGCATCTGCCGGTGGTGCACACGCTGAACGCCGTGCGGGTGCTGCGGGGCGCGGCGGAGATGCTCGGGGCGGCCGACCTCGAAGGGCTCTCGGAGCTGGCCATGAAGTCGACGCCGGGCGCGCACGGGCTCGTACTCCTGCCGTATCTGGAGGGGGAGAAAACGCCGAATCTGCCGCACGCGGCGGGCACCCTCACCGGGCTGCGGCGTGAGTCGATGCGGCCCGAGCATCTGGCGCGGGCGGCCTTCGAGGGCATGCTGTGCGGGCTCGGGGACGCGCTGGACGTGCTGCGGGGCCGCGGTGTGGAGGTGCGCCGGGTCTTCCTGCTCGGTGCGGCGGCCGAGCTGCCGGCGGTGCAGGCCGCGGCGCCGATGCTGTTCGGTACGCAGGTCGTGGTGCCGCAGCCCGCGGACTACGCGGCGATCGGCGCGGCGCGGCAGGCGGCCTGGGCGCTGAACGGCCAACTGCCGTACTGGCAGGGGGCGACGGCGCAGGTCTTCGAGCCGGGCGAGGAGCACGCCGTGGGCCAGGCGGTACGCCAGCAGTACCGGACGGTGCGGGAGCAGTCGCATCCGGGAGCGTTCAACAGCGCCCCGTAA
- a CDS encoding ABC transporter transmembrane domain-containing protein: MLIRLLRAHLGPYKKPIALLVLLQFLQTCASLYLPTLNADIIDEGVVKGDTGYILSFGGIMIAVTVAQVVCNVGAVYYGARTAAALGRDVRAAVFDRVQSFSARELGQFGAPSLITRTTNDVQQVQMLVLMSFTLMVSAPIMCVGGIIMALGLDVPLSGVLIAVVPVLAICVSLIVKRLRPLFRTMQVRLDTVNRVLREQITGNRVIRAFVRDAYEKDRFRKANAELTEVSLGTGKLLALMFPIVMTVVNISSIAVVWFGAHRIDSGGMQIGALTAFLAYLMQIVMSVMMATFMFMMVPRAEVCAERIEEVLDTESSVVPPASPVRELRRHGHLEIRDAGFRYPGAEEPVLKAVDLVARPGETTAVIGSTGSGKSTLLSLVPRLIDTTEGEVLVDDVPVHTIEPALLARTVGLVPQKPYLFAGTVATNLRYGNPDATDEELWHALEVAQAKGFVESLEEGLNAPVSQGGTNVSGGQRQRLAIARTLVQRPEIYLFDDSFSALDYATDAALRAALGRETAEATVVIVAQRVSTIRDADRIIVLDEGRVVGTGSHRELMAGNETYREIVLSQLTEAEAA; encoded by the coding sequence GTGCTCATACGACTCCTGCGGGCCCACCTGGGTCCGTACAAGAAGCCCATCGCCCTGCTGGTGCTGTTGCAGTTCCTGCAGACCTGCGCCTCTCTCTATCTGCCCACGCTCAACGCCGACATCATCGACGAGGGTGTCGTGAAGGGCGACACGGGCTACATCCTGTCGTTCGGCGGCATCATGATCGCCGTCACGGTCGCCCAAGTGGTCTGCAACGTAGGGGCCGTCTACTACGGGGCCCGCACCGCGGCCGCGCTCGGCCGCGACGTCCGGGCCGCCGTCTTCGACCGCGTGCAGTCGTTCTCCGCCCGGGAGTTGGGGCAGTTCGGCGCGCCGTCGCTGATCACCAGGACCACGAACGACGTCCAGCAGGTGCAGATGCTGGTCCTGATGTCGTTCACGCTGATGGTGTCGGCGCCGATCATGTGCGTCGGCGGCATCATCATGGCCCTCGGCCTCGACGTACCGCTCTCGGGTGTCCTGATCGCGGTCGTGCCCGTCCTCGCGATCTGCGTGAGCCTCATCGTGAAGCGGCTGCGTCCGCTCTTTCGCACCATGCAGGTGCGCCTGGACACCGTGAACCGCGTGCTGCGCGAGCAGATCACCGGCAACCGCGTCATCCGCGCCTTCGTCCGCGACGCGTACGAGAAGGACCGCTTCCGGAAGGCCAACGCCGAGCTGACCGAGGTGTCGCTCGGCACCGGCAAGCTGCTCGCCCTGATGTTCCCGATCGTCATGACGGTCGTGAACATCTCGTCGATCGCCGTGGTGTGGTTCGGTGCGCACCGCATCGACAGCGGCGGCATGCAGATCGGGGCGCTCACCGCGTTCCTCGCGTATCTGATGCAGATCGTGATGTCCGTGATGATGGCCACCTTCATGTTCATGATGGTGCCGCGCGCCGAGGTCTGCGCCGAGCGCATCGAGGAGGTCCTTGACACCGAGAGCAGCGTGGTGCCCCCGGCCTCCCCCGTACGGGAGTTGAGGCGCCACGGCCACCTGGAGATCCGCGACGCGGGCTTCCGCTACCCCGGCGCCGAGGAGCCCGTCCTGAAGGCCGTCGACCTGGTCGCGCGGCCCGGCGAGACGACCGCCGTGATCGGCTCGACCGGCAGCGGCAAGTCGACGCTGCTCAGCCTCGTGCCGCGGCTCATCGACACCACCGAGGGCGAGGTCCTGGTGGACGACGTGCCCGTGCACACCATCGAGCCCGCGCTGCTCGCGCGGACCGTGGGTCTGGTGCCGCAGAAGCCGTACCTCTTCGCCGGCACGGTCGCCACCAACCTCCGCTACGGGAACCCGGACGCGACCGACGAGGAGCTCTGGCACGCCCTGGAGGTCGCCCAGGCCAAGGGCTTCGTCGAAAGCCTGGAGGAGGGCCTGAACGCGCCCGTCTCGCAGGGCGGCACGAACGTCTCCGGCGGTCAGCGCCAGCGCCTCGCGATCGCGCGGACGCTCGTACAGCGCCCCGAGATCTATCTCTTCGACGACTCCTTCTCGGCCCTCGACTACGCGACCGACGCCGCCCTGCGCGCCGCGCTCGGCCGCGAGACCGCGGAGGCGACCGTCGTGATCGTCGCCCAGCGCGTGTCGACGATTCGTGACGCCGACCGCATCATCGTCCTCGACGAGGGCCGGGTCGTGGGGACAGGTAGCCACCGCGAGCTCATGGCCGGCAATGAGACCTACCGGGAGATCGTGCTCTCCCAGCTGACGGAAGCAGAGGCCGCGTGA
- a CDS encoding ABC transporter ATP-binding protein, with product MAGPGGQMMGPDSRSMDFKGSGKRLLAQFRPERSTMYGMLAAGVLSVALTVLGPKILGKATDLLFAGIVGRDMPDGVTKEQAIEGLRDKGDGGMADMLTGVDFTPGEGIDFGAVGEVLLLALGVFLVAGLLMAVATRLSNHAINKTVFRMRGDVQEKLSRLPLSYFDKRQRGEVLSRATNDLDNIGQTLQQTMGQLVNSLLTIVGVLIMMFYVSPLLALVALVTVPLSFFVATKVGKRSQPQFVQQWKSTGKLNAHIEEMYTGHNLVKVFGRQEESAKAFAEQNDALYEAGFKAQFNSGAMQPLMFFMSNLNYVLVAVVGGLRVASGALSIGDVQAFIQYSRQFSMPLTQVASMANLVQSGVASAERVFELLDAREQEADPVPGTRPDQLRGRVEMEQVSFRYEKDKPLIEDLSLKVDPGHTVAIVGPTGAGKTTLVNLLMRFYEVTGGRITLDGVDIAKMSRDELRSGIGMVLQDTWLFGGTIAENIAYGAAKDITREEIEEAARAAHADRFCRTLPDGYDTVIDDEGTGVSAGEKQLITIARAFLSDPVILVLDEATSSVDTRTEVLIQKAMARLAHGRTSFVIAHRLSTIRDADTILVMEDGAIVEQGTHDALLAADGAYARLYAAQFAQAVAEVD from the coding sequence ATGGCCGGTCCGGGCGGACAGATGATGGGGCCGGACTCCCGGTCGATGGATTTCAAGGGGTCCGGCAAGCGGCTCCTCGCGCAGTTCAGGCCCGAGCGCTCCACGATGTACGGGATGCTCGCCGCCGGAGTGCTCAGCGTGGCACTCACCGTGCTCGGCCCGAAGATCCTCGGCAAGGCGACCGACCTGCTCTTCGCGGGCATCGTCGGGCGTGACATGCCGGACGGCGTCACCAAGGAACAGGCCATCGAGGGCCTGCGCGACAAGGGTGACGGCGGCATGGCGGACATGCTGACCGGCGTCGACTTCACGCCGGGCGAGGGCATCGACTTCGGCGCCGTCGGCGAGGTGCTGCTGCTCGCGCTCGGTGTGTTCCTGGTCGCGGGTCTTCTGATGGCGGTGGCGACACGGCTGTCCAACCACGCCATCAACAAGACCGTCTTCCGGATGCGCGGCGACGTACAGGAGAAGCTGTCGCGGCTTCCGCTGTCGTACTTCGACAAGCGGCAGCGCGGTGAGGTGCTCAGCCGCGCGACGAACGACCTGGACAACATCGGCCAGACCCTGCAGCAGACCATGGGCCAGCTGGTGAACTCACTGCTCACCATCGTCGGCGTACTGATCATGATGTTCTACGTCTCGCCGCTGCTCGCCCTGGTGGCGCTTGTCACCGTGCCGCTGTCGTTCTTCGTGGCGACGAAGGTCGGCAAGCGGTCGCAGCCGCAGTTCGTGCAGCAGTGGAAGTCCACCGGCAAGCTCAACGCGCACATCGAGGAGATGTACACCGGGCACAACCTGGTGAAGGTCTTCGGGCGCCAGGAGGAGTCGGCGAAGGCGTTCGCCGAGCAGAACGACGCGCTGTACGAGGCCGGGTTCAAGGCGCAGTTCAACAGCGGGGCCATGCAGCCGCTGATGTTCTTCATGTCGAACCTCAACTACGTGCTCGTGGCCGTGGTGGGTGGCCTCAGGGTCGCGTCCGGCGCGCTTTCGATCGGTGACGTGCAGGCCTTCATCCAGTACTCGCGGCAGTTCTCGATGCCGCTCACGCAGGTCGCGTCGATGGCGAACCTGGTGCAGTCCGGTGTCGCATCGGCCGAGCGGGTCTTCGAGCTGCTCGACGCGCGGGAGCAGGAGGCCGACCCGGTGCCGGGGACGCGTCCCGACCAGCTGCGCGGCCGGGTCGAGATGGAGCAGGTGTCCTTCCGCTACGAGAAGGACAAGCCGCTCATCGAGGACCTGTCCTTGAAGGTCGATCCCGGCCACACGGTGGCGATCGTCGGGCCGACAGGCGCGGGCAAGACCACGCTGGTCAATCTGCTCATGCGCTTCTACGAGGTCACCGGCGGGCGCATCACGCTCGACGGCGTCGACATCGCGAAGATGTCGCGCGACGAACTGCGGTCCGGCATCGGCATGGTGCTCCAGGACACCTGGCTGTTCGGCGGCACGATCGCGGAGAACATCGCGTACGGAGCGGCCAAGGACATCACCCGCGAGGAGATCGAGGAAGCGGCGCGGGCCGCTCACGCCGACCGTTTCTGCCGCACGCTGCCCGACGGCTACGACACGGTGATCGACGACGAGGGCACGGGGGTGAGCGCGGGCGAGAAGCAGCTGATCACGATCGCGCGGGCGTTCCTGTCCGACCCGGTGATCCTCGTCCTCGACGAGGCGACCAGCTCGGTCGACACCCGTACGGAGGTGCTCATCCAGAAGGCGATGGCGCGGCTCGCCCACGGGCGGACCTCGTTCGTCATCGCGCACCGGCTCTCCACGATCCGCGACGCGGACACCATCCTGGTGATGGAGGACGGGGCGATCGTGGAGCAGGGCACGCATGACGCGCTGCTGGCGGCGGACGGGGCGTATGCCCGGTTGTACGCCGCGCAGTTCGCGCAGGCGGTGGCCGAGGTCGACTGA
- a CDS encoding YtxH domain-containing protein has protein sequence MAAMRYRLTFVAGVALGYVLGTRAGRERYEKLKKSARELAQNPAVRNTVESATQQGRDVAGKAFHTVSEKVGDRVPDSVADRVRSLRERGQGGAEDDWGTSNT, from the coding sequence GTGGCAGCCATGCGCTACCGGCTCACATTCGTCGCGGGAGTGGCTCTCGGGTACGTGCTCGGTACCCGGGCAGGCCGCGAGCGCTACGAGAAGCTGAAGAAGTCCGCCCGCGAGCTCGCGCAGAACCCCGCCGTGCGCAACACCGTGGAGTCCGCGACACAGCAGGGCCGCGACGTGGCGGGCAAGGCCTTCCACACCGTGTCCGAGAAGGTCGGGGACCGGGTCCCGGACTCGGTGGCCGACCGGGTGCGGTCGCTGCGCGAGCGCGGGCAGGGCGGCGCCGAGGACGACTGGGGCACCAGTAATACGTAG